DNA from Rhinatrema bivittatum chromosome 16, aRhiBiv1.1, whole genome shotgun sequence:
AATCCATGCATCTGTTCTGCAAAAGTGATGCAACTATTCACTGGCCACTGCGATGAGGGCATCTGAAGAgaccgcattaaaaaaaaaaaaaaaaaaagtaaaatccttGATGGAAACATTGAAGCACAGCTCAGTATTGTATTTACAAATCTCCTTTGCACCAggcatttttataaaaaaaaaaaaagccaaaacaaaaaaaccccccccagcCCCGTCAGCGTGGTTGATAATGCACCTCTTACATCTGTCCAACTGTAGAAAAGGAGAACTTGTGTTCATTCCCTTTTAAAGAAAGTTAAAACAGAATCAGCAAAGTACTAGGGCAGAGTTGTTATACTTAAAAAGCCAATGAGCATTTAAAAGGGTGTCTCTTCCAGGATGCCTGTGGCTCTCTTGATCACCCAAACATTTTGCATCGGTCTCGAAAATGCATCATTGCCTATTTGTTACCACCTTGctgtatttttttgaaatattaggtatttatattctgcctagaGTGAAAATTGTGCTAAGCGGATTACAATCTGAAATCACCAAGAAACAAATTGATACTAAAACATCATAAAGTGAATAACATACAATATGAAATAAAACATGCAAAAGAACTCCAAATAAAACTTACAGACTTATAACTATGCAACTACTAAAACAGGTTTTTAGGGGCTGTTACTGAAATAAAAAAGCCTTCAAATGTTTATGGAAAATTACAATGTCATCTATCGTCCTCTGGGTGTGCGGAAGAACATTCCATATGAAGGGACTCTTTTACAGGAAATGCACGGTTACGTGTCCCACGTAGCTGGGCTCCTTTAACTGGTGGAACTGCCAGCAAAGCTTTACCTTGAGATCGTAATTATGAGCAGAATTATAACGTAAGTACATTAGTGAGATAGGAAGGCCCATTGCATTTTAACACTTTAAACGCTGCTCATTTTACTGGAAGCCAGTATACATGGCATAACAGAGGACACTGATCCTAGGGATGGCATCCCTTTATAAGAAGGGTGGCTGAGCTCTGTAGAATCTGTAAAGACCCTACAGAGGATGATGGGAGTCCAACacataaagaattacaataatccatggCTGTGAAGCGAGAGAGGCTTGCACTATGCCGTGAAAGTCGTTATGGTCTAGGATAGGATTTAAATGCCAACACAGGTCTAAGAATTGTTTGAAGTTGAGGTGTAAATGACAAAGTTGAGttgaactaaaaaaaaccccaaaaaaacattcGGTAACTATCTTTaaccttttatatatttttccagAACAGAAAAAGAACTAAATGTTCTATTTAGCTAAGAAATTACTGTCCCTTGACATTTGAGGTGCTTCCAACCATTAATAAGCTGCAAACCTTCCTTGAGTCTAACCCGTGGAGATCGAAAATCACCAACTATGTTTtctctgtggctgaagaaccttcGCGCTGGGGTGAAGGTGGATGGGGGGGGTTCCTTTGTGGAGCCGGGCATGAGTGGCACCCTCCAGGGGATGGTGCTCCCTTCTTTCCTGGGGCATGGGCCTCACCCTCCTGTGGGATTTATTTGATTCACTGTgtattcagcacttcaaagcagattgcaatcaggtactggaggtattttcctattcaccccccctcccccccggactTCCAATCTAAGTTTGTGCCTGAAGCAGTGGAGAATAAAGCAACTTGTgccaggtcacaaggagcagtggtgggatttgaacccaggctACTGCTGTAACCATTAGGCTGCTACTCCACTCGCCTTCCTGGCTTCTGTACTCCCTTTCCTCTTGGTGGCTTGGCACAGACAGGTGTAGTACTCTCTGGATGgctctgcttcctccccctcctgcgGATCAGGCATGGGCACAGCTCTAAAGGCATTTCACATTTTGGCCACCTTCCTGGGTGCCTTACATTCCCGCTGGGTCTGCATAACTCCTGGAGTGGAAAAATCCAGCAGGAGGGTGCACTCGTGGTTGTGTAAGAATCTTTCACACTATTTATATAAGTGATTTATAGAGAAGATGCCTTGAATTTCTCAGCTTAAGAGAAACAAATCTACAGAATCCTATCAGCACTAAGGATGCAGTGATTAAAGTAGCATGTACAGTATATGCtcaaatatttataattttactAATTTGTGTAGTCTAATTCAGTATATATTTAGATGTATTAAATGCAATTTATAGATACGTATTTTATGTGCTATAAATAATGAAGTATTCATGTATACACATGCTTTAGTAGCTGAATGAATTACTCATTCTAGGGTTACTTAGAAGGAAGTGTAAAAGTGGCATTGTGGggctcaaaggtgaaggggaggaatatatggaggctgaggaggaaaaagaaaaaattgcttaaatatttgtttgatgttcactgtggaagggcttgGAACAGAACTacataaaatgaacatataagattggaagtgaggtaaacctcaattgattttcagaaaaataGGTTAACTAAATCTAAAgtggataaggtgatggggccggatgggatacatccaagagtatttagagatgtcctggcagctccgctggtgaccttttcaatgcttctttagaattgggAGTAGATCCGGAGGACTGGAGACGGGCAGATGTGATTCCTATTCAttaaagtggaagtaaggaggaagctgagaactacaggccagttagtccaACCTCTgtgtgagcaaattaatggaattgctgctaaaacaaaaTAGTGCACTTTTTGGAATCCATtagattgcaagatccaaggcagcatggttttaccaaaagTAAATCTTGCcagatgaatctgattaatttttttgagtGACCagggagttggatcaagggagagtgctagacatagggtacctggatttcagcaaggcttttcgCATGCTTCCAAAAataagatttataaataaattgcgtGCCCTTGGTTATTGATCctggagtgactgactgggttagaaactggctgagtggaaggcgagaaagggtagtggtaaatgaagttttctctgaggaggggaggTGTTACTAGCGGTGCagctcagggattggtccttggactggatcttttcaacattttcgtgagcgacataacagaaggattatcaggaaaggtttgtttcTGCCAATTCTACCAAAATCTGTAacgggacagccaggaaggtgtggaaaacatgaggaggtatCTAGTGaaactcgaggaatggtctaagggctggcagctaagatttaatgctaaaaaaaatgtagagtaatgcaaaaaaaaaaaaaaagtgaaagttacagtattggaagtgaaattctaaacaaaaaggaagagcgggatcttgggatgattgtatctgatgatcttaaggtggccaaacagctggataaagtgggagtaaaagccagaaagttgcttggctgcatagggagaggactggtcagcaggaaaagggaggtgatgttgcccctgtataggtccctggtgagacctcactgggagtactgcgtacaattctggagaccgcaccttcataaggatataaacaggatggagtcggtcctgAGGGGGCTACTgaaatgggcagtggtcttcattctaaagcctATGGGATAGACTTCAaggtctaaacatgtatatcctagaggaaaggcgagataggggaggtatgatagagacattcaaatatctcaaaggtttccatgcacaggagggtgagcctctttcaacagaatgGAGGCTttagaacaaggagtcatgggatgaggtttAAAGGGGAAAGAtccaggaataatcttaggaaatatttctttacagagagggtgggggatgcatgAAAcggcctctcagtggaggtgaCAGAgccaaaaatggtatctgaaagcatgggataaacacagggcaTCTCTAAGGCCATGATGGGAattgtaatgctaaattaatgaggagaatgggcagactagataggccattcTTTTTAGACACAGTGGGGTCAGAAAATGCTCAGCTCTTCaattttaggaccctaaatttagccatttaaatgttcaGCTGAATGTTTCCCTaacttctctgtaaagaaatatttcctcaattTTTGGCCTGTAAGTTGGCTAGATTTTGGCACCGAAGTTAGTGACGTAGATCTGAAAATCAGTAATAAgcaccttttgcttttcttttccctGTCCTGTCTCTGCCCCTCCTACCACCCAGTTTGTAGGTACCTATAGTTAAATCAAAAACAGTGATGGGAGCTGTGGCCAAagctcagaagaaaaaaatgtaaaggtaAAAATGAACAAATGCATATGCAAGCTTATTAAATCATTTCTTAAGTTGGAGATGATTTAAATATAGGTAATAAAATAGTTAGAGAACAAATATCCAACATGACCGTGGTTTAGCCAGTTGCCTGCATTTGGGGGTAAAACCCAAGCACTCTAATTTCTAGCAGTGTGCATAGACAAACACAAAACATACTTGTACAAGACATGAAAATAGTATACAATGTATCTAACAGAATCCATGTTTAAGAGTCTCAGAAATATGCTTAGTCCAATCAGAAGCTGATTGtcaaaaaaatcctaaataaaaaaaGTGAGATGCCCTGTGATGTACTTTTAAGATTGTGATTCGCCTTGAACAGTTTGCTGGTAATAAGGTGGATGATAAGTCCTGGAAAATAAATCGGGGTCGGATTGGTCAGTTGTGGTTTTACCCCAATTCTGGTTTTGCCCATTTCACAGtctcaccagcagaggcctccagtgagctctgttcagAGCTTTCAaagccatctcctcactggccttCGGACAGCCTGTGGTGCGGCTGCCTCTCTACCAGGGAACCTCAGCCAGCTtaatctccagccttgccaagctcttcCTCACTGCCTGCACCACCCCCAAGCTTCAGCCTTTGCCTTTGAGATCTCAGCCTCCTAAAAATCATATGCATTTACCcaggcattcacacacacacacatcctaatCAATTAAAAAGCTGGTCTATGCAAAACTGAAACAAAGTATCAAAGCTTCTGTAACATCGAAACAAAATATCCTACCCTTATTCACAACCCAAAGTCTATCCCTGAGAATGAAACATAGTATCAATCTTATGAATACAAAAATTGTCCACAAAAAAAGGTCTACTTCTGACTTAAAGCAAGTGCTGTTTCAAAATTTGTATCCAGCAACGTCCTTCTCTTGAGGAGACGCAAAAGGGGGCTTTTGTAGTGCAGTGTGGCCTTCTTTTTTTCAGGGTCTCCGTTTTCGGCGCACTGTTCTGATGTTCGTCCCACTctgtgggaggtcgagggacgGGGGTAGCCTGGTGGGTcgagcagcctctgtaggctaggcttcactctgaggcttttttttttatgcatgctGCGTGGTAGCTGCAGTGGCATTTCGTGTGCTTTCTTAAGCTGCTTAtggacttggtcatagaagctgtcctgtgctttttttttttttttccttatgtctgcaCATCCGTTCCCCAGACCGGAAAAGTTGGTTACTGTCTAAAtccaaattccccttttccccttcccattgaagcagagagcaaatgttggagttgtatcaaggcttattagttaagggcaATAacagctgcaccagcaagttacccccatgcttatctgttccCCGGACCATAAAAGTCTGGGCCCTTGTGTGTTGTGCTctaaatccagttccccttttctcctCGTCATAATCTGGCCTGAAGTGTCCTGCTGCTACTTTTGGCTTCCAACTCAGTtgaaaccagggctgggatctgatgccaagagccttcattcacaactactccgGGAAATTTTCACCTTTTTCATATTGCCCCCATTGtttgaccactaggtgtcactgttgcatgaTGGCCAGGGACTTCTTCCCACCCCACAAGGCTTGTAAGTGCTGGTGAGCAGAAAACCTGATCAAGAATCAGCCTTTGATGCTGCTATCTAATCCTTGTGTTGCTCTCCCCAGATTATTGAACACCCTTAGGTCATATAAATTCTCAGGATTCACACTGAATTTAGAGGGATTAGAAGCATTagatgatggtggtggggggtagAAGGGAGATGTTACAGCAATCTTAAATTGAATATTTTCCTCTTAAATGGACTTGGGGATGATTTAAATATTTAGGCTTTTGTTTTCCCTCCAATCAGAACTAATTGACCGGGGTGAATACTATTCCTCCTATTAACGTTTGTTAGAAGAGCTTAAGACTGTTAGCTAAATTTACTCTTCTCTTTGTTCAGAAGGAGTCGGCTAATTAAGATAGCACCTAAATTATTTATACTGTAAGTCTTATGTTTACATttcttttattgaattttcagcaTTGTACACAGTCCAGAGCAAGTAATCAAGATCTGGGCCACTGGTTGACTCTTCCCAGTGACCCATGCCTATGATACAATAACATTCCAGCCCTCCCTAATCAAGCTGGTTTTCCCTTAACATAGCTTCTTCCAATTACAATAGCATTTTCGTACCCTGACATTCATAATCATTTCAAAACTAAACTCCTTGCTCTATATTTCAAGGTCTGCAGATGGGAGTTCCAAATATACAGGCaaaactttcctttttctgtACAAATCTACCTCTTCCACAAACTTTTTTCACAGATACACATCTGAAGTATTTGATTTCTCTATTGTGTTAATCACGGGGCATGTTCTCCTAACCAACATTGTAATATTACCTTTTTTTGCTAATGTGAAAACTTTATGCATCCACAGTCTGACAAATTTGTGCCCTACAGCAACACTGGATAaattctgaaacatatttgtgtGACTTGGTAAATTTAATATACAACAGAATTCCAAAATGTGCTTATAACTGGACATCCCCAGAATTAATGTGCTAGGGTTCTGGGGGATAGTTTGTATTTAAGGCATAATTAGTCGGAGCAATGTCCATCGCATAACATAAGCCCACTTTTAGAAAACATAATAGCACATTAGAAACTTACATTGTGCCTCCAAGCCACAGGAAAGAGTGTGTATTCTCTTAAAACATTTGTGCGCATTGAGTTTCAGATAAATCTAGGTCAAGCTCAGCTTTCCAACCCCTTAAAAACTTTCTATACTTGATTTCCTACCCAGTAAGGCCCGATAGAAGGAAGATATCGTGTGCCAAGTTGGGTCTTCCATATAAAACATGTCAGATAACCAGGCCCTGTTTTCATGTGACCAATCCTCCACTTTAAGTGACTGAATGAGTAGGTGAAATAACGATTTTGGTCTAACTCAAATTCCATTGTCAATTCCCCAAAAGATTTGGTGTGCCCCTCCTCATTTAAGAAATATGCTATCACACAGATTATTGCCCGGATTACAAATGTTTGATGTTGGGTCCCTGGTATAAAGTGTTTGTTACCCATTATAGGAgatgatgcaatatagtgtgctcggCCTAGCACACAGCTTGACGTGCGGTTGGATGTGCTAGAATAACGCCCGATGGAGtaatgggattagcgcatccagcACGCCCGTCTAAACAAGCGCGTAACCAATAATGCTCATTATATGTAAATGCCATACTATTagcccccaattaaaaaaaaaatcgcccGACACACTTTAGCATGGAAAATTTTACGTCTGTCTCGGAGCAGGTGTAAAGTCTTGCTGcgcatcaagggctcaacttaaaaacaaaaaatgcatggtgctgctttctgtggttcctcttacttaGTATCATTGCAAAACTGAAGAGgtttgcctgaaaaaaaaaattctggacgcacaatacacatgcacaatatacatgctccaggccatgcatattgtgtgtgtatgttgggcCGGCCAATTAGCTGCCGCCGGATAAAATGGGCGCTCGtgctgagcgtccgttttcctaacctgcacacagGCCACGTCTCCTAGGCACCCGATGCCAAGGGCGCCCTACGGTCGCACAATTTCCTCTAGATCATCCTTTTTAAGATGGCAGCTCATTAGCATATTTCATTGCACACCCCAGAGAGATGGATAGGCGcacgttaggaaaacgggtgctcaatagGCGTGCCCATTTTTAGTGTacttatattgcatcggccttagAGGCAGCAATTGCAATACAGAGCTTTTCAGTTTCGACAATGAACACAAATACCTCCAAGAGGAGATGAGAGGCACATGATGGCgggactttattttattattattatttatttagtttaaaactaCTGGGCAGCATCGTTGCCGGAAAGTGCAAAATATATCCTAGGCTATGTGGGGAAAAACTGTATTAGCGGCAAGGTATTGACCATTATATATGGACTCAAATTTTGTTATTGTTGCCAGGGACCGGAGTCTGAGCAGGCAATGGTTACAATTGCAGTTGCAACCAAACACTTGAGCGGTTGACCATGCAGTCCTTAAAGCATCCAGTGCCAATGAAACATAAGCCTCCGGTGCCACTGACGTCCACGATGCCGTTGATGCACAAATTCACATGCACTCAATGTCTTCAGCCTTGGTAGTGCCTTCCCTAACATTGAATTACTGGGGGCAACTTTATGCTGGCCATTCAGGAGtggagggagatatgataccgCTGCCCCATCCAGTTACTAGAGTCCTTACACCAACAAGGTTCAGGTTGCTGGTAGAAGGTTTTGTGTTTAGAGACCGGATCTTATATGTTCTTTGGTGCCTCTTGCTACCAACAGGCCTCCAATTAAAGCACAAGAGCCTATTCTAGTCTCAGTAGATGTTCCACTGCCCACTCCAGGTCAGAGGTCGCCTCAGCCACTCGACCAAATAGCGAAACTAGTGAAAAATGTCTTTACCTAAGAAGAAAGAAGGTGCTGTCTATCCTCTCCTCTCCAGTATTGCCAGCATTCTTCAAGAAAGAGTCCTGGTATCGCATGTTTGGATACATCCGCCATTAAAACCCATGTGACAAAGTTGTTCTTTCAGCTGAGATTGAACACTAGGAATATTCCCCTCCGAGGTGACCaagggaccacccccccccccccccccccccccgcgagtcACCATCTACATCATTGGGGTGCTGGATTAGGGTTCCCACACCCCTTGGCTCTGAGAAGAGATCCACAGGAATTCCTTCTGACCCATTTCCTGAATCTCCAGAAATGTTTCTCCTCAGTAAAACCCTTCTTATTCAAAGTTTTTGGATAAACTAGGAAAAGCGCTTGGACTAGTCGTGTGCAGAGAGGTCTTTGGTCTCCTCcaaattctgtacttttttacTTTACCCATCGAGCAAACAAAGGCTTTAATCAATCACAAAAGATGCAAACTGCCACTAGTTAAACTGAGGCTAGCGGGGCTGGATTTAAGGCATAGGCATGGGATACAGGAAGGGGAAGAAAGATGGAGAAACCAGtatgaggaggagggggagaaggatgAGAGATGGGGCATGATAAGAGGCACCTCCTCCTGCATTTTGGCAGCACTTTCCTGCGCAGTGGTGTCCTGTTGCATCCATAGGTTGGATTGGTGGTGATTCCATGGGccccctgcacctttaaggaggCAGGTCCCACAGAAAGTGCCACTGGAAGAGCATGCCCCGGCAGTCCCCAGTGCAACTCCAAGTCTGATACCACAATCCCTGCAAATTGCAGCCTGCTGCTTCAGTTTCTACAGCATCTAGCCTCACTAACCCAGCCTGCTCTCACCACCGCCACAACTCCCATCATCCTTACAAATTCCAACCTGCTCCCAGCCTTCTCTTGCCATCACTACAACTTTCAGCCTACTTCTAGCCTGCTCAAGTAAGCCCTATAACTCTGTCTGAACCCACCATTTCTACATCTTTCATCCTCACTACCAGtttactcccagcatctttagaACTGCCATTAATCCTACAACTTCCAGCTTCTTCCTAGGAATCGTCTCTACAACTCTCACCCTACTCCCTCCAGCTTTACAAATTCCAGCCCGCTTTTTCCATCCCCCACAATTGCCAACTTGCTTCCTTCACCCCTATAACTCGCATTCCGTCCACAGTGTACCCTCAAAACTTGCTCCCAATACAATTCCCAACCTTCTTACAACTCCCAGCCTGCCCCTACCATTCCCACAACTCCAAGACAGTTCAGGATGagacacacaggggcggattttaaaagggatacgcgtgtaatatatgcgcgtatcccctttaaaagcctcctgcgcgcgccgagccccgggacgcgcctatgtcccggggcttgaaaagggGGGTGGGAAGtgggtggggccggagcctccaggcacagcggccattagccactgtgcccgggatcgcgggccggccgtcgccggtgcgcacaacctacgcctgcccagaggcaggcgcaacttacaaattaaaggtaagggggggggtttaggtagtgctgggggccgggttaggtaggggaagagaagggaaggtgggggggggggtgcagaaggaaagttccctccgaggccgctccgatttcgcagcggcctcagagggaacggagggaggctgtgcggctcggcgcgcgcaagttgcacaattgtgcacccccttgcgtgcgccgagcctggattttattacatgcatgcggctgcaggcgcatgttataaaatcgggtgaagattttaaaatctggcccacagtgtcTAGGTTTTTTCACGGCGCCCTGATTGGCCTGTACTGCACTCTCTTCACCCTTAGTTGCCATAAAAAGCTGGGATTTATTCCGTTGTGTCTGTTCCAGCAATAACAGGTAGAGGGTATTCTGGCCTAGAAGCTTGCGTCCCTTTGCGCTAAGTGGAATGCTTTGGATGGAAACAGTGGCGAAAGAATTGGGGAGGGTGGACCTGGATGTGACAGCCAGCAGCTGTGCAGATTGAAGTATAAAATTATCTACAGTCCATAACTGATTACTGACACGAGAGGAATCCAGGGTGAGGTTCTAACAGTGACCTCCAAAGCACTCTCAGCCTCTCTCTGTTGTCTGAAGCAGGCAGCTGGCTCTGGGTCATCAGAGAGCCTGCTTTTATCACTAATCCATCTCTGGACTTACAATTTtgactttttaaagaaaatcgGGAACTACATGCCCGACAGATGGGGCTGAAATCAGAATCAACTGAGCTTGTCCATGGGTATCTGGAGTTGGCTACTATTCAGCAAACCAAAATGCAAACCTCTCACAAACACTATATTATAATCTTGAAAATGACAAATGACCAAACCACTCAAAATAGCATCGGTCACTATTCCACGTGGGGATTAGCGTTGACAGCTCCCCTGCTTTCCGTTTCTTGGCAGCCTGAGTGGCCAGCTTGATTTTGCCTTTGAGCCATATTTTTAAAAGGAGCTAAGTATATGTTTACTGTTATTTTGTGCTTCAGTGAGAATTTaagattttatgattttatgtgcatatttaatttaaaaaaaaaaaaaaagccatgagaAACTGAAACAACCAATTTGGTAAATGATTGATTTTTGCCATGAATATATTTGGCATATTGAATGATGCCATTTTGAGTTGTCGGGTTTATACCCCCACTTTTTCAGGATTATAATATGATAAATACTGATGCAATTTTCTGTCACAACAACGTGAAGAGTGAGACAAGGCTGCATTTATTCAGGGCTGGGGGGTAGGAGAAGGTGGCGGTACGTGCTTCTTAATTTAGACAGTATTGGAAGAATATTTCCGTACTCTGGTTCCCAATATCTCAGCCCCCATGTCCAAGCTGTAAGTGAACTGACTTTTGATATTGGACTGGGCCCCTGAGGGCCCCTTGAAGCTTGAGAACAAAGGCCTGGTGTTATGGAAGACCTGGCCTGGGGCTTTCACTGGCAGCTCCTTGTTCCTCAGCAAGCTGTAGCGAACCAACCAAATGTTAGGCTGCCTGCGAAGCAGTCTCTTGGTGGGCCTGTAGTACTTCCAGTAAGCCCAACCCAGCCAGCTCAACAGTGTCAGCATCTCCAGCAGCAGGGTCAGCAGCGAGAGCAGCGACAGGATGAAATGCAGCAGGCAGCAGTGTTTGACCACAATGTCTTTAAAGGTCCCATGCTGCAGGCTGCGGGTTGCGAGAATGCTAATGTTGCCTTTTATCTCTCTGGCTAGTGTGGTTTCAGAGAGCATTTTCATGGTGGCTGATCCAGAAATGATATGGATGGAAAATGCAGGCTCTTGAGAGGTCTTCCATAAAGAGTCCATCTTTTGACTTATTAATTTCTCTGTGGTTGTGATGGAATTGATAGTTGACTGGGTCCTTAAAGATGTTAGAACATGACTGGttgtttttttcactttctctGGTGTTACGAGATGGCTGGTTAGATGAGACTCTAGGGTTGTCGCAGGATGGCTGGTTGGATGGCTCTCTATGGTTGTAGCATGATGGCTGGTTGGATGACTCTCTATGGTTGTTATGGGATGGGTGGTTGGATGGGTCTCTATGGTTGTTATGGGATGGCTGGTTGGATGGGTCTCTATGGTTGTTGTGGGATGGCTAGTTGGATGGGTCTCTATGGTTGTTGTGGGATGGCTGGTTGGATGGGTCTCTATGGTTGTTGTGGGATGGCTGGTTGGATGGGTCTCTATGGTTGTTGTGGGATGGCTAGTTGGATAGGTCTCTATGGTTGTTGTGGGATGGCTGGTTGGATAGGTCTCTATGGTTGGTTTGGGATGGCTGGTTGGATGGGTCTCTATGGTTGTTATGGGATAACTAGTTGAATGTGTCTTAGCAGTTGTTATGGAATGGCTGGTTGTTTGGGTCACTGTCGCTGTGACTGAAATAAATTTTGGGGGAAGCTCTTCTATGAGATGGAAGCTATCCCCATTGAACAATGGTCTACAGTAATCAGTTGAAAAATCTTGAACAGGGACATTCTTCATCTTTGAAGGTGAGATGCACACCACACTTTCAGGCATGTTAAGTGTCAGACTACCATTGATGATATAAATTACATAGCTAGTTTCCACAACCCAGGTTTTGAGGTATTCCAGTGCACAGGTGCAGTGCCATGGATTGTCATAAAGATAAACATAAGCCAGATTATCCAGACCCTCAAAGAACTTATCAGGAAGCTTTGTCAGATGGTTCCCAGATACGTAGAACTTCTCCAGTTTCTCCAGGCTGCTGATCAGGTGTTGGGGGACACTCTGGAGGCAGTTGTAAGACAGGTCAAGAGTCTCCAGATTGGGCAGCTCTTTAAAAACCTGGTCAGAGATGTCAGTGATTCTGTTCTTCTTCAGATCCAGTTCCTTCAAGTGGCCCAAGCCATGGAAAGCCTCATCTGGCAGTGTAGAAATGGCATTATAGGCCAGCAGCAGTTTGGTCAGTTTCTTGAGATTACTCAGCTTGGGGAGCTCTGTGAATGAGTTGTTGGATAAGATCAACTCCTGCAGGGGTAGTGTTTGCATGGCGTCCAGACTAGTCAGATAATTGTTTGAAAGATCCAGGTCTACCAGCTCAGGAAAATCCTGAAATAAGGCAGTGGAAATGGTCTGGAAATGGTTGAAGTTTAGAAGCA
Protein-coding regions in this window:
- the GP1BA gene encoding platelet glycoprotein Ib alpha chain; this translates as MKSLLRKWLHYFLLALALPRIVHLQDLCTSENNLVKGILQTTCSHQGLKSVPSNSIPKITGILLLNFNHFQTISTALFQDFPELVDLDLSNNYLTSLDAMQTLPLQELILSNNSFTELPKLSNLKKLTKLLLAYNAISTLPDEAFHGLGHLKELDLKKNRITDISDQVFKELPNLETLDLSYNCLQSVPQHLISSLEKLEKFYVSGNHLTKLPDKFFEGLDNLAYVYLYDNPWHCTCALEYLKTWVVETSYVIYIINGSLTLNMPESVVCISPSKMKNVPVQDFSTDYCRPLFNGDSFHLIEELPPKFISVTATVTQTTSHSITTAKTHSTSYPITTIETHPTSHPKPTIETYPTSHPTTTIETYPTSHPTTTIETHPTSHPTTTIETHPTSHPTTTIETHPTSHPTTTIETHPTSHPITTIETHPTTHPITTIESHPTSHHATTIESHPTSHPATTLESHLTSHLVTPEKVKKTTSHVLTSLRTQSTINSITTTEKLISQKMDSLWKTSQEPAFSIHIISGSATMKMLSETTLAREIKGNISILATRSLQHGTFKDIVVKHCCLLHFILSLLSLLTLLLEMLTLLSWLGWAYWKYYRPTKRLLRRQPNIWLVRYSLLRNKELPVKAPGQVFHNTRPLFSSFKGPSGAQSNIKSQFTYSLDMGAEILGTRVRKYSSNTV